The following are from one region of the Hyphomicrobium album genome:
- a CDS encoding MFS transporter, whose protein sequence is MAAATVDSSSASDDAPRRSRAHPSRRSLRGLDWFIFCLADVQVGFGAFVALYLTTQKWTQIDIGMVLSVAGLTALAGQLPGGAIVDAASRIRVLIAGAVCAIAVSALAIGTFPILPVVLGAAILHAGASCILGPAIAAISLGLVGYDRVSERLGRNASLASIGAGLAAAGMGLCGYLISNQAVFFVTAALCIPMLFALSRIRPEDLDVERVHGGRAAPHPGDPAATLRDVLRNQALVFFAFCMVLFHLANAAMMPTLASVMTMRSSDHATILIGACMVVPQLIVALFSPWVGRQARVRGNRAMLLIGFAALPLRGFLFAMVSDPYTLVAVQLLDGISAAVLGVMVPLVIADASRGTGHFSLAQGFVGSAIGIGAALSTTFAGYMSDNFGHATTFLSLAAIAAMGFLFVFASQMRGYRRVPV, encoded by the coding sequence ATGGCCGCAGCGACTGTTGATTCGAGCAGCGCATCGGACGATGCGCCCCGGCGCTCGCGCGCGCATCCGAGCCGCCGGAGCCTGCGCGGCCTCGACTGGTTCATCTTTTGCCTGGCCGACGTGCAGGTCGGCTTCGGCGCCTTCGTCGCCCTCTACCTCACTACCCAGAAGTGGACGCAGATCGACATCGGCATGGTGTTGTCGGTGGCCGGTCTCACGGCGCTTGCCGGACAGCTTCCCGGCGGCGCGATCGTCGACGCTGCCTCGCGCATTCGCGTGCTGATCGCCGGCGCGGTGTGCGCCATAGCGGTGAGCGCGCTCGCCATCGGCACATTCCCGATTCTTCCAGTGGTGCTGGGGGCGGCGATCCTGCACGCGGGTGCGAGCTGCATCCTCGGTCCCGCCATCGCGGCGATATCGCTCGGCCTCGTCGGCTATGACCGGGTGAGCGAGCGACTGGGTCGCAACGCCAGCCTCGCGTCGATCGGCGCCGGCCTCGCGGCGGCGGGCATGGGGCTGTGCGGGTATCTCATCTCCAACCAGGCGGTGTTCTTCGTCACCGCGGCGCTGTGCATCCCGATGCTGTTCGCGCTGTCCCGCATCCGGCCCGAGGACCTCGACGTGGAGCGCGTGCACGGCGGCAGGGCGGCACCGCATCCGGGCGATCCGGCGGCCACGTTGCGCGACGTCTTACGCAACCAGGCGCTCGTCTTCTTCGCCTTCTGCATGGTGCTGTTCCATCTCGCCAACGCGGCGATGATGCCGACGCTCGCCAGCGTGATGACCATGCGCTCGAGCGATCACGCGACCATTCTGATCGGCGCCTGCATGGTGGTGCCGCAGCTCATCGTGGCGCTGTTCTCGCCCTGGGTCGGCCGTCAGGCGCGCGTCCGCGGCAACCGTGCCATGCTGCTCATCGGCTTCGCGGCGCTGCCGCTGCGCGGGTTCCTGTTTGCCATGGTGAGCGATCCCTACACGCTCGTCGCGGTGCAGCTGTTAGATGGCATCTCGGCGGCGGTGCTCGGCGTGATGGTCCCGCTGGTCATCGCCGACGCGTCACGCGGCACCGGTCACTTCAGCCTGGCGCAGGGGTTCGTCGGCAGCGCCATCGGTATCGGCGCGGCGCTCAGCACGACGTTTGCCGGCTACATGAGCGACAACTTCGGCCACGCCACGACCTTCCTCAGCCTCGCCGCCATCGCCGCGATGGGCTTCCTGTTCGTGTTCGCCAGCCAGATGCGCGGCTATCGCCGCGTTCCCGTCTAA
- the asnB gene encoding asparagine synthase (glutamine-hydrolyzing), giving the protein MCGIAGLIDLTGKRQPDAGMLQKMADAIWHRGPDADGYLVRPGFGFANRRLSIIGLGDGSQPIFNEDGTIAVVYNGELFDYPERKAELEAKGHVFRTHTDTEIIVHLYEEYGEGVFEHLKGQFAIALVDFTKRTIFLARDRVGICPLHWSRQGDWMFFGSEIKAILASGAVAATADPRGLDQLFTFFAMGTRRTMFEGVQSLLPGHYLKIAFRRDGKATEIVERRYWDFDFPDAGSEENPRNIETAIDEFEARFRRAVEIRLRADVPVVGYLSGGVDSAYVLATASKLRGSPVPSFTIQVPGKGLDETTDALFTARAIGSLPTILRSDSTVIANTYPQLIASADCPVIDTSCAALWRLSQEVHDQGYKVALTGEGSDEAFAGYIWFKLRKLSYFMDVGGTNASDTLNRMFRRRMSPHMSHAQLKRIDGMMGRAHAQTLIYHLVSQSRDRYFSAAMKDRLGDYVAYEDVPIETERVRRWSPLNQSLYYGYKIHLAGLLLNHKGDRVAMANSVETRYPFLDEDVIDYVSKLHPSLKLRGLTRDKYLLRQAAARLLPKEAAFRKKGMFRAPLAESFFVDPPEYVRGLMSRESLNRTGYFDTDTVLRDYEAISRGEGSKINVFLKMGLTGVLSTQLWHHLYLGGGLCELPESSPRPAVERPAAVPSAAA; this is encoded by the coding sequence ATGTGCGGCATCGCAGGACTGATCGACCTCACCGGTAAGCGGCAGCCCGACGCGGGGATGCTGCAGAAGATGGCGGATGCGATCTGGCACCGCGGCCCCGACGCGGACGGCTACCTCGTCCGTCCCGGCTTCGGCTTCGCCAACCGCCGCCTGTCGATCATCGGCCTTGGCGACGGCTCGCAGCCGATCTTCAACGAGGATGGCACCATCGCCGTCGTCTACAACGGCGAGCTGTTCGACTATCCCGAGCGCAAGGCGGAGCTCGAGGCCAAGGGCCACGTCTTCCGCACGCACACCGACACCGAGATCATCGTCCACCTCTACGAGGAATACGGCGAAGGTGTCTTCGAGCACTTGAAGGGCCAGTTCGCCATCGCGCTAGTTGACTTCACCAAGCGCACCATCTTTCTCGCCCGCGACCGCGTCGGCATCTGCCCGCTGCATTGGAGCCGGCAGGGCGACTGGATGTTCTTCGGCTCCGAGATCAAGGCGATCCTCGCGTCCGGTGCCGTTGCCGCCACCGCCGATCCGCGCGGGCTCGACCAGCTCTTCACGTTCTTCGCCATGGGCACGCGCCGCACGATGTTCGAAGGCGTGCAGTCGCTGCTGCCCGGGCACTATCTCAAGATCGCCTTCCGCCGCGACGGCAAGGCCACCGAGATCGTCGAGCGCCGCTACTGGGACTTCGATTTCCCCGATGCCGGCAGCGAAGAGAACCCGCGCAATATCGAAACCGCGATCGACGAGTTCGAGGCGCGCTTCCGCCGCGCCGTCGAAATCCGCCTGCGCGCCGACGTTCCGGTCGTCGGCTATCTCTCAGGCGGCGTCGATTCCGCTTACGTCCTCGCCACCGCCTCGAAGCTGCGCGGCTCGCCGGTGCCGAGCTTCACCATCCAGGTGCCCGGCAAGGGCCTCGACGAGACTACCGACGCGCTGTTCACCGCGCGTGCTATCGGCAGCCTGCCGACCATCCTGCGCTCCGACAGCACCGTCATCGCCAACACCTATCCGCAGCTCATCGCTTCCGCCGACTGCCCGGTGATCGACACGTCGTGCGCGGCGCTGTGGCGCCTGTCGCAGGAGGTGCACGACCAGGGCTACAAGGTGGCGCTCACCGGCGAAGGCTCGGACGAGGCGTTCGCCGGCTACATCTGGTTCAAGCTGCGCAAGCTCAGCTACTTCATGGACGTCGGCGGCACGAATGCGTCCGACACGTTGAACCGCATGTTCCGCCGGCGCATGTCGCCGCACATGAGCCACGCGCAGCTGAAGCGCATCGACGGGATGATGGGCCGCGCCCACGCCCAGACGCTCATCTATCACCTCGTTTCGCAGTCGCGCGACCGCTACTTCTCCGCCGCCATGAAGGATCGCCTCGGCGACTACGTCGCCTACGAGGACGTGCCGATCGAGACCGAGCGCGTGCGCCGCTGGAGCCCGCTGAACCAGTCGCTCTACTACGGCTACAAGATCCATCTCGCCGGCCTGCTGCTGAACCACAAGGGCGACCGCGTCGCCATGGCCAACAGCGTCGAGACCCGCTACCCGTTCCTCGACGAGGACGTCATCGACTACGTGTCGAAGCTGCATCCCTCGTTGAAGCTGCGCGGCCTCACCCGCGACAAGTATCTGTTGCGCCAGGCCGCCGCCCGGCTGTTGCCGAAGGAGGCCGCCTTCCGCAAGAAGGGCATGTTCCGCGCGCCGCTGGCGGAATCCTTCTTCGTCGATCCGCCGGAGTACGTGCGCGGGCTCATGAGCCGCGAGTCGCTCAATCGCACCGGCTACTTCGACACGGATACCGTTCTGCGCGATTACGAAGCCATCAGCCGCGGCGAGGGCTCGAAGATCAACGTGTTTCTCAAGATGGGCCTCACCGGCGTGCTGTCGACGCAGCTTTGGCACCACCTCTACCTCGGTGGCGGCCTGTGCGAGCTGCCGGAGAGCTCGCCACGGCCGGCGGTCGAGCGCCCCGCCGCCGTGCCGTCCGCGGCGGCCTGA
- the radC gene encoding RadC family protein yields the protein MPDRDEIDGKAGADRQGSFLEAPLPDHSGHRQRLRERFRKGGADALPDYELLELVLFRALPRRDTKGIAKRLLARFGSFAEVVNAPDPRLKEVDGVGDSVVTELKLVRAAALRMMRSELVQRPALASSKQVLDYLFAAQSYEHREQFRILFLDKRNRLIADEVQQQGTVDHTPVYVREVVKRALELSATAIILVHNHPSGDPTPSRADVDMTKQIVATAAPLGIAVHDHIIVGREGHASLKALRLI from the coding sequence ATGCCGGATCGCGACGAGATCGACGGCAAGGCTGGCGCTGACAGGCAAGGCTCCTTTTTAGAAGCGCCGCTACCGGACCACAGCGGGCATCGCCAGCGGCTGCGCGAGCGCTTCCGCAAGGGCGGCGCCGATGCGTTGCCCGACTACGAGCTGTTGGAGCTGGTGTTGTTCCGGGCGCTGCCGCGGCGCGACACCAAGGGCATCGCCAAGCGCCTGCTCGCCCGCTTCGGCAGCTTCGCCGAGGTGGTCAACGCACCCGACCCGCGCCTCAAGGAAGTGGACGGCGTGGGCGACAGCGTCGTCACCGAGCTGAAGCTCGTCCGCGCCGCAGCGCTGCGCATGATGCGCTCCGAGCTGGTGCAGCGCCCGGCACTCGCATCCTCGAAGCAAGTGCTCGACTACCTATTCGCGGCGCAAAGCTACGAGCACCGCGAGCAGTTCCGCATCCTGTTCCTCGACAAGCGCAATCGGCTCATCGCCGACGAGGTCCAGCAGCAGGGCACCGTCGACCACACGCCCGTCTACGTGCGCGAGGTGGTGAAGCGCGCGCTGGAGTTATCTGCAACCGCGATAATTCTCGTCCACAATCACCCCTCGGGCGACCCGACGCCGTCCCGCGCGGACGTCGACATGACGAAGCAAATCGTCGCAACCGCGGCCCCGCTGGGGATCGCCGTTCACGACCACATTATTGTTGGGCGTGAAGGACATGCGAGCCTCAAGGCCCTGCGCCTCATTTGA
- the map gene encoding type I methionyl aminopeptidase translates to MSNVEVGRAPDRDGKVRRHGPEAFAGMRKAGQLAAAALDMLTEHVKPGVTTEELDERVLAFALDHKAYPAPLNYRGFPKAICTSINHVVCHGIPGPKPLREGDIVNIDVTLIVDGWHGDTSRMYPVGPIGRRAERLITVTYEALQRGIAQVRPGNTTGHIGAAIQAYAEAERCSIVRDFCGHGLGRVFHDRPNILHYGEVGEGVVLEPGMLFTIEPMINLGRPHVKVLPDGWTAVTRDRELSAQFEHSVGVTETGVEVFTHSPAGIDFPHFQN, encoded by the coding sequence ATGTCGAACGTGGAAGTCGGTCGCGCACCCGACCGCGATGGGAAGGTCAGGCGTCACGGCCCGGAGGCCTTTGCCGGCATGCGCAAGGCAGGCCAGCTCGCCGCCGCTGCGCTCGATATGCTGACCGAGCACGTGAAGCCGGGCGTCACCACCGAGGAGCTCGACGAGCGCGTCCTCGCCTTCGCCCTCGACCACAAAGCCTATCCGGCGCCGCTCAACTACCGCGGGTTCCCCAAGGCCATCTGCACCTCGATCAACCACGTCGTCTGCCACGGCATTCCGGGGCCAAAACCCCTGCGCGAGGGCGACATCGTCAACATCGATGTGACGCTGATCGTCGACGGGTGGCACGGCGACACGAGCCGCATGTATCCGGTCGGGCCGATCGGGCGCCGCGCCGAACGCCTGATCACCGTCACCTACGAGGCCCTGCAGCGCGGCATTGCCCAGGTCCGCCCCGGCAACACCACCGGGCACATCGGTGCCGCCATCCAGGCGTACGCCGAGGCCGAGCGCTGCTCGATCGTGCGCGACTTCTGCGGCCACGGCCTGGGGCGCGTGTTCCACGATCGCCCCAACATCCTGCACTACGGCGAGGTCGGCGAAGGCGTCGTGCTCGAGCCGGGCATGCTCTTCACCATCGAGCCGATGATCAACCTCGGGCGCCCCCACGTGAAGGTGCTGCCCGACGGCTGGACCGCCGTCACCCGCGACCGCGAGCTGTCGGCGCAGTTCGAGCACAGCGTGGGCGTCACCGAGACCGGGGTCGAGGTCTTCACCCACTCGCCCGCCGGCATCGATTTCCCGCACTTCCAGAACTAG